The proteins below are encoded in one region of Brassica oleracea var. oleracea cultivar TO1000 unplaced genomic scaffold, BOL UnpScaffold01087, whole genome shotgun sequence:
- the LOC106320835 gene encoding Golgi apparatus membrane protein-like protein ECHIDNA gives MDPNQAPVENYANPKTCLFHVLFKGAALAFYILSALFFNSFVIIFVVTVLLAALDFWVVKNVSGRILVGLRWWNEINDLGESVWKFESLDQESLARMNKKDSWLFWWTLYLAAAAWFILGVFSLIRFQADYLLVVGVCLSLNVANIIGFTKCKKDAKKQLQQFASQTIASRFQSTVQSAFTLV, from the exons ATGGATCCGAACCAG GCACCGGTTGAGAACTATGCAAACCCAAAGACATGTCTCTTCCATGTTCTCTTCAAG GGTGCTGCGTTGGCGTTTTACATACTCTCTGCTCTCTTCTTCAACAGCTTTGTCATAATCTTTGTAGTGACTGTTCTTCTTGCTGCACTTGACTTCTGGGTGGTTAAGAATGTGAGTGGGCGTATACTCGTTGGTCTCAGGTGGTGGAATGAGATCAATGACTTGGGAGAAAGTGTTTGGAAGTTTGAGTCTCTTGACCAGGAG TCCTTGGCTCGAATGAACAAGAAAGACTCATGGCTTTTCTGGTGGACGCTTTACCTTGCA GCAGCTGCATGGTTCATCCTTGGGGTGTTTTCACTGATAAGGTTTCAGGCAGACTATCTACTTGTTGTTGGCGTTTGCTTGTCCCTCAACGTGGCTAATATCATCGGCTTCACAAAGTGCAAGAAAG ATGCAAAGAAACAACTTCAGCAGTTTGCCTCACAGACAATCGCATCACGGTTCCAATCCACGGTTCAATCTGCCTTCACCCTTGTCTGA